The Spirochaeta isovalerica genome includes a window with the following:
- a CDS encoding TetR/AcrR family transcriptional regulator — MPKIINHETRKRQILEQSLLIFAKKGFQNTNLSYIADVCKISRPTLYQYFKDKEQIFQFAIKHVTGDLFKEYKKISRDESLNYEGKLKAICRDVINKSYTNKPFIVSLVDFLFQMKRKGNDYSEEIKRRTVRLHYLFSVLINQGKRQGEFKDIPVAETVDQIFAMIESFAFQMVLLDSFVPENSAKLLELFVDSFTVEKS; from the coding sequence ATGCCGAAGATAATCAATCACGAAACCAGGAAGCGACAGATTCTGGAACAGTCCCTTCTCATATTCGCGAAAAAAGGTTTTCAGAATACCAATCTCTCTTATATTGCCGATGTCTGTAAAATATCACGGCCCACTCTGTACCAGTACTTCAAAGATAAGGAACAGATCTTTCAGTTCGCCATCAAGCATGTGACGGGCGATCTCTTCAAAGAATACAAGAAGATTTCACGCGACGAATCGCTCAATTATGAAGGGAAACTGAAAGCTATCTGCCGCGATGTCATTAATAAAAGCTATACCAACAAGCCTTTCATTGTATCTCTTGTCGATTTTCTCTTTCAAATGAAACGGAAAGGCAACGATTACTCGGAAGAAATCAAGAGGCGGACTGTCCGTCTGCATTACCTCTTTTCCGTTCTGATCAATCAGGGAAAAAGGCAGGGGGAATTTAAAGATATTCCCGTAGCCGAAACGGTCGATCAGATCTTCGCCATGATTGAGTCGTTCGCTTTTCAGATGGTTCTGCTCGACAGCTTTGTGCCGGAGAACTCGGCAAAGCTTCTCGAATTGTTTGTGGATAGCTTTACTGTGGAAAAGAGCTGA
- a CDS encoding NCS2 family permease → MDKFFKLTEKGTNVKTEILAGITTFLTMAYILAVNPGILSATGMDAGAVFTATALSSFIATLVMALVANLPFALAPGMGLNAFFAFTVVLGMGKSWQFALTAVFLEGIIFILLTLFNVREAIINSIPLNLKRAISVGIGLFIAFIGLQNAGIIVDDPAVLLKLGSFSSGPVLVALIGLAIIAVLHAFKVKGSLLIGIIAATIVGIPLGVTNLEGFKLFSAPASLSPILFKFEWNSILSFDMFAVLFTFLMVDMFDTVGTLVGVSTKAGMLSEDGKVPRAKQALLADAIGTTVGACLGTSTVTTYVESAAGVEEGGRTGLTALTTAILFLLAVFLSPIFLVIPGAATAPALLMVGLFMMSPIKEIELNEVTEALPAFLTIIMMPLTYSISEGISFGILSYVLLKVATGKAKDVSIMTYIVAAIFLLKIIIG, encoded by the coding sequence ATGGACAAGTTTTTTAAACTGACCGAAAAAGGTACCAATGTAAAAACTGAAATCCTTGCCGGTATCACCACTTTCCTGACAATGGCCTACATTCTGGCCGTTAACCCGGGAATACTCAGTGCTACAGGTATGGACGCCGGCGCGGTATTTACTGCGACAGCTCTTTCATCTTTTATTGCGACTCTGGTAATGGCTCTCGTTGCCAATCTGCCTTTCGCTCTGGCTCCCGGTATGGGTCTCAATGCCTTTTTCGCTTTTACTGTTGTTCTGGGAATGGGAAAATCCTGGCAGTTCGCTCTGACAGCTGTTTTCCTTGAAGGAATCATTTTCATCCTGCTGACACTCTTCAATGTTCGTGAAGCTATTATCAACAGCATTCCGCTGAACCTGAAAAGAGCTATCTCCGTCGGTATCGGTCTGTTCATAGCATTTATCGGTCTACAGAACGCAGGCATCATAGTCGATGACCCTGCCGTTCTTCTGAAACTTGGCAGCTTCTCCAGCGGTCCTGTTCTTGTTGCCCTGATCGGTCTTGCCATTATCGCCGTACTTCATGCTTTTAAAGTAAAAGGATCTTTGCTAATTGGTATCATAGCTGCCACAATCGTCGGGATCCCACTTGGGGTAACCAATCTGGAAGGTTTCAAATTATTCAGCGCTCCAGCATCTCTTTCCCCGATCTTATTCAAGTTCGAATGGAACAGCATTCTTTCATTTGATATGTTCGCCGTTCTCTTTACTTTCCTCATGGTCGATATGTTCGATACAGTCGGGACTCTGGTCGGCGTATCCACAAAAGCGGGAATGCTTTCAGAAGACGGAAAAGTCCCCAGAGCGAAACAGGCTCTTCTGGCAGATGCAATCGGAACAACCGTTGGTGCCTGTCTGGGAACCAGTACTGTTACAACTTATGTTGAAAGTGCGGCAGGTGTTGAAGAAGGCGGAAGAACCGGACTTACAGCTCTGACAACAGCGATTCTTTTCCTTCTGGCTGTTTTCCTCTCTCCCATCTTCCTGGTTATCCCCGGCGCAGCAACAGCTCCCGCCCTTTTAATGGTCGGTCTGTTCATGATGTCGCCGATCAAGGAAATCGAGCTGAACGAAGTTACCGAAGCGCTTCCGGCCTTCCTGACTATCATCATGATGCCTCTCACCTACAGTATTTCCGAAGGTATATCTTTCGGTATTCTCAGCTATGTACTGCTGAAAGTAGCGACAGGAAAAGCTAAAGATGTAAGCATTATGACTTATATCGTCGCTGCGATCTTCCTGTTGAAAATCATCATCGGCTAA
- a CDS encoding ABC transporter permease, translated as MLEIITSILVRTVVAGTPLLLGTMGEVISERAGILNLGVEGMMSLGAATGFIVTFTTGNPWLGLMAATIAGALISVIHAFVTVSLRANQVVSGLALTMLGLGLSGLWGKPYIGRPLTTKMHAIKIPVLSDIPVIGKVLFYQDPYFYLSVALGILVWFLMKHTKVGITVRSVGENPKAAETLGINVARVKYLCVMAGGAFAGMAGAHLSTAYSKSWIEGMTSGRGWIVIALTIFALWEPARAFVGAYVFGGIFVIQYVLQPLGISPNLLAMLPYVTTLGVLLFYGMSKSGKRKMSAPATLGEPYIRGSR; from the coding sequence ATGCTCGAAATAATAACATCCATACTGGTCAGAACCGTTGTAGCCGGAACACCCCTCCTGCTGGGAACCATGGGCGAGGTTATTTCCGAAAGGGCGGGAATTCTCAATCTCGGAGTCGAGGGAATGATGTCACTCGGTGCGGCGACTGGCTTTATCGTAACCTTTACTACCGGAAACCCCTGGCTCGGACTCATGGCAGCTACTATTGCGGGAGCTCTTATTTCCGTAATACACGCTTTCGTAACTGTTTCACTCAGAGCGAACCAGGTTGTTTCCGGACTGGCTCTTACCATGCTGGGGCTCGGTTTGAGCGGACTTTGGGGAAAACCTTATATAGGACGTCCTCTCACAACAAAAATGCACGCCATCAAAATCCCCGTGCTTTCCGATATTCCCGTAATAGGGAAAGTGCTTTTCTATCAGGATCCCTATTTCTACCTGTCGGTCGCATTGGGAATTCTTGTCTGGTTTCTGATGAAACACACAAAAGTGGGGATTACAGTCCGGTCTGTCGGAGAAAACCCCAAAGCAGCGGAAACTCTTGGAATCAATGTAGCAAGAGTCAAATACCTCTGCGTTATGGCGGGAGGAGCTTTTGCCGGCATGGCCGGTGCACACCTTTCTACAGCTTACAGCAAATCATGGATTGAAGGAATGACTTCCGGAAGGGGATGGATTGTCATCGCTTTGACGATTTTTGCACTCTGGGAGCCTGCCAGGGCCTTTGTCGGGGCCTATGTCTTCGGCGGGATATTCGTTATCCAGTATGTGCTTCAACCTCTGGGGATTTCGCCCAACCTTCTGGCCATGCTCCCCTATGTGACAACCCTCGGCGTGCTTCTGTTCTACGGAATGAGCAAGAGCGGCAAACGTAAAATGAGTGCCCCGGCCACTCTCGGAGAGCCCTATATCCGCGGTTCACGCTAA
- a CDS encoding ABC transporter ATP-binding protein, which yields MKRIEKLEMKGICKSFVGVRANRNVDLTIEKGDILGLLGENGAGKTTLMNILYGLYMPDEGQVHVNGQPLHLKSPKDSMKAGIGMIHQHFMLIQKHTVLENIALGYADAPFFFPQKYMRKRIEEYSRKFGLEVDPDKKIWELSAGEQQRVEILKALLRNADLLIMDEPTSVLTPLEADELFEILRKMIKEGHSVILISHKLEEIISICNRVMVMRKGEVTGAAEIKDVTKVDLARMMIGREISASYEKADIRPGEPVLEISSLSVNSDQGLPIVKNITMTVSRNEILGIAGVSGNGQRELVEAVTGLRRSEEGTVSLQGREVTNKSARTIHNLGINHVPEERIKFGTVANLQLFENSVLKKHHEKPFSKNMLMNYPLIKNHTDSIIEKFHVDAASINVPVKNLSGGNIQKLILGREIASEPSLLIAAHPTYGLDVGAAEYIRKELISARDRGGAVLLVSEDLEELFQVCDRIAVMFEGKIMGIVDPSNCDIDEIGLMMAGTSFEGKGETN from the coding sequence TTGAAACGCATAGAAAAACTGGAAATGAAGGGGATCTGCAAATCCTTTGTCGGCGTCAGAGCCAACAGGAATGTCGATCTGACCATTGAAAAAGGGGATATTCTCGGTCTTCTCGGTGAAAACGGAGCTGGGAAAACAACTTTGATGAATATCCTCTACGGCCTGTATATGCCCGATGAGGGACAGGTACATGTCAATGGCCAACCTCTTCATCTCAAGAGCCCCAAAGACAGCATGAAGGCGGGAATCGGTATGATTCACCAGCATTTCATGCTTATTCAGAAGCACACTGTTCTGGAAAATATAGCTCTCGGCTATGCCGATGCCCCTTTCTTCTTCCCTCAGAAGTACATGAGAAAGAGGATTGAAGAATATTCCCGCAAGTTCGGTCTGGAAGTTGATCCCGATAAAAAGATCTGGGAACTCTCTGCAGGAGAACAGCAGAGAGTGGAGATCCTCAAAGCACTGCTCCGCAACGCCGATCTGCTAATTATGGATGAACCCACATCTGTTCTGACACCCCTTGAAGCCGATGAGCTCTTCGAGATTTTGAGAAAGATGATCAAGGAAGGCCATTCGGTCATTCTTATCAGTCATAAGCTGGAAGAGATTATCAGCATATGCAACCGCGTCATGGTTATGCGAAAGGGCGAAGTGACAGGAGCCGCGGAAATAAAAGATGTAACAAAAGTGGATCTGGCCAGAATGATGATCGGCCGCGAGATCAGCGCTTCCTATGAGAAAGCCGATATCAGGCCCGGGGAACCGGTTCTGGAAATATCATCGCTTTCGGTGAACAGTGATCAGGGCCTGCCCATAGTGAAAAATATCACTATGACAGTCTCCCGCAACGAAATACTGGGTATCGCCGGCGTATCGGGCAACGGCCAGAGAGAATTGGTCGAAGCCGTAACGGGCTTGCGCCGATCCGAAGAGGGAACAGTCTCCCTCCAGGGACGGGAAGTGACGAACAAATCGGCCAGGACAATACACAATCTGGGAATCAATCACGTTCCCGAAGAGCGCATAAAGTTCGGGACTGTCGCCAATCTTCAGCTCTTTGAAAACTCGGTTCTGAAAAAACATCACGAAAAGCCTTTCAGCAAAAACATGCTGATGAATTATCCCCTTATTAAAAATCATACCGACTCGATAATCGAGAAATTCCATGTCGACGCGGCATCCATAAACGTTCCCGTAAAAAACCTTTCGGGAGGCAACATTCAGAAACTCATTCTTGGGCGGGAAATCGCTTCGGAACCGAGCCTTCTCATTGCAGCCCATCCCACCTACGGACTCGATGTCGGCGCGGCGGAATACATACGGAAAGAGCTGATCAGCGCCCGGGACCGGGGCGGCGCCGTCCTTCTCGTATCTGAGGACCTTGAAGAGCTATTCCAGGTCTGCGACCGCATAGCTGTTATGTTCGAAGGAAAAATCATGGGCATTGTCGATCCATCCAACTGCGATATCGATGAAATCGGACTGATGATGGCCGGAACTTCCTTCGAAGGAAAAGGAGAGACAAACTGA
- the fabV gene encoding enoyl-ACP reductase FabV — protein MASVHVKPMIINNVCLTTHPDGCAAMVKEQIEWTKNRKKVEGPKNALVIGCSTGYGLSSRIAASFSSGAGTIGISFEKEPTAKKPGSPGYYNNAEFDRQAKAAGIFSHTINGDAYSNEIREEVIGLIKENFGKVDLIIYSLASPVRTDPATGILHKSALKPLGESFTAKSVDFMKETVRDLTIEPAQEGDVENTVKVMGGEDWEIWINTLGEAGVLADDVKTVAYSYIGPEVTASIYRNGTIGKAKEHLEATALKLDEKLKAKGGRAFVSVNKALVTRASAYIPVVSLYISILFKVMKAKGIHEGCMEQIYRLFDERLYVEGETPVDSEGRIRIDDLEMRDDVQAEVSELWDKVSTETLAEVTDIIGYRKDFLQLHGFDVEGIDYGKDVVLED, from the coding sequence ATGGCTTCAGTTCATGTAAAACCGATGATTATCAACAATGTCTGTCTGACCACTCATCCCGATGGTTGCGCAGCTATGGTGAAAGAGCAGATAGAGTGGACAAAAAACCGGAAAAAAGTGGAAGGTCCGAAAAACGCTCTTGTTATCGGTTGTTCCACGGGATACGGTCTGTCCTCGAGAATCGCGGCTTCCTTTTCTTCAGGAGCCGGGACGATCGGAATCTCTTTCGAGAAAGAACCGACAGCTAAAAAACCAGGATCACCCGGTTACTATAACAATGCCGAATTCGACCGTCAGGCAAAAGCGGCCGGCATTTTTTCTCACACGATAAATGGCGATGCTTATTCCAACGAGATCAGGGAAGAAGTGATCGGATTGATAAAAGAGAATTTCGGAAAAGTCGATCTCATTATATACAGTCTGGCTTCCCCCGTACGGACTGATCCCGCAACAGGGATACTTCACAAATCCGCTCTTAAGCCTCTGGGTGAATCCTTTACGGCCAAGAGTGTTGACTTCATGAAGGAAACGGTCCGGGATCTGACGATCGAGCCGGCCCAGGAAGGCGATGTGGAAAACACCGTAAAAGTCATGGGCGGCGAGGACTGGGAAATCTGGATTAATACGCTTGGCGAAGCAGGTGTTCTGGCCGACGATGTAAAGACAGTGGCTTATTCCTACATCGGTCCTGAAGTTACCGCTTCCATATACAGAAACGGAACGATCGGTAAGGCGAAAGAGCACCTGGAAGCGACGGCTCTCAAACTCGATGAGAAACTGAAAGCCAAAGGCGGCCGGGCATTTGTTTCGGTCAATAAAGCCCTCGTGACCAGAGCCAGTGCCTATATCCCTGTTGTCTCCCTTTATATCTCCATCCTCTTTAAAGTGATGAAGGCGAAGGGTATACATGAGGGCTGTATGGAGCAGATCTACCGTCTCTTTGATGAGAGACTCTATGTAGAGGGGGAAACCCCTGTCGATTCGGAAGGTAGAATCAGGATCGACGACCTCGAAATGAGGGATGATGTTCAGGCCGAAGTATCTGAGCTTTGGGACAAGGTTTCCACGGAAACCCTGGCTGAAGTAACAGATATTATTGGATATAGGAAGGATTTCCTTCAGCTTCATGGATTTGATGTTGAAGGGATCGACTATGGCAAAGATGTGGTTTTAGAAGACTAA
- a CDS encoding BMP family ABC transporter substrate-binding protein — MKKIYALMLALLLATGTLFASGGQEGAAADDQGGEEKVKVGFVYIGPAGDFGWTYAHEQGRLYLEQQLPWVETVTVESVPEGDAVRFIDRMVQQQKCDVIFTTSFGYMDDTVQAAEKYPDTTFFHCSGFKRAPNLGTYMGDMYQIYYLNGLISGAMTETDKIGYVAAFPIPELFRHMNAFGLGIKEVNPAATVNVKWTYAWYGPDKAREAAEALVSEQCDVLGFTEDTPTVIEVAQEHMEKGDRVFALSHYSPMEAYGEDATITGQLTDWGVIYEQVMNDYKAGKTADLTNYDLLWLMKENAVELGASWDEKINPKYVDDLKNKMIDHAEFGNISVYDLVMKRYDQMKQGREVFDPFTGPIYDQDGNMTVADGEIASIGHLFAEMMYQVDNFATPLPQN, encoded by the coding sequence ATGAAAAAGATTTATGCATTAATGCTGGCTCTTTTGCTGGCGACAGGAACTCTTTTCGCATCGGGCGGCCAGGAGGGAGCAGCTGCCGATGATCAGGGAGGAGAAGAAAAAGTCAAAGTGGGATTCGTTTACATCGGCCCGGCGGGAGACTTTGGATGGACCTATGCTCACGAGCAGGGACGTCTCTATCTGGAACAGCAGCTTCCCTGGGTTGAAACCGTAACTGTGGAAAGCGTTCCCGAAGGTGATGCCGTAAGATTTATAGACAGAATGGTTCAGCAGCAGAAATGCGATGTCATTTTCACAACCAGTTTCGGTTATATGGACGATACGGTTCAGGCCGCTGAAAAATATCCTGACACGACCTTTTTTCACTGCTCGGGATTTAAAAGAGCCCCTAACCTGGGAACTTACATGGGAGATATGTACCAGATCTACTACCTGAACGGCCTTATATCCGGTGCCATGACGGAAACCGATAAAATCGGTTATGTCGCTGCCTTCCCGATCCCCGAGCTGTTCCGTCATATGAATGCTTTCGGACTGGGAATCAAGGAAGTCAATCCCGCCGCGACAGTCAATGTTAAATGGACTTACGCCTGGTACGGGCCGGATAAAGCCAGAGAAGCCGCCGAAGCTCTCGTTTCTGAACAGTGCGACGTACTCGGATTCACAGAAGATACGCCAACAGTTATCGAAGTGGCTCAGGAACATATGGAAAAAGGCGATCGGGTTTTCGCACTCAGTCACTACAGCCCCATGGAAGCCTACGGCGAAGATGCGACGATTACCGGCCAGCTGACAGACTGGGGAGTAATATACGAGCAGGTCATGAATGATTACAAAGCCGGAAAAACCGCCGATCTGACAAACTACGATCTCTTATGGCTAATGAAAGAGAATGCCGTGGAACTCGGTGCTTCTTGGGATGAGAAGATAAACCCGAAATATGTCGATGATCTTAAAAACAAAATGATCGACCACGCCGAGTTCGGAAATATCTCAGTTTACGACCTTGTTATGAAAAGATATGACCAGATGAAACAGGGAAGAGAGGTATTCGATCCCTTTACTGGACCTATCTACGACCAGGACGGGAATATGACAGTTGCCGATGGGGAAATAGCATCCATCGGCCATTTGTTTGCAGAAATGATGTATCAGGTAGATAACTTCGCCACGCCTCTGCCCCAGAACTGA
- the fabF gene encoding beta-ketoacyl-ACP synthase II, with protein sequence MSARRRVVITGMGTVNPIAHNVNDTWKGLMEGKSGIGELTRFPAEEYGARIVGEVKDFNASDYIDSKSARKMALFTQFAVVSADQAMKQAGLLKEGAFDPWRAGVILGNGIGGFEVVEEQLENIIERGPSKVAPMTVPKMITNEGAGNIAIEYGLKGPCYVLATACASGTDAIGASLNAIRNNQADVIVTGGTEAAITKLAAAGFHKIHALSTRNDEPLKACRPFDKDRDGFILGEGAGVLILEELEHARKRGANILAEVTGYGVTCDAGHITAPDPDGAGMIRCMQMALEDAGIKPEEVDYINAHGTSTPTNDPIETKAIKGAFGDHAYKLKVSSTKSLTSHLVGAAGGLEAIISVLAIQNNIFPATYNLDNPDPECDLDYVPNKPVEGKIDTVLSDSLGFGGHNGALIIQRYKD encoded by the coding sequence ATGAGTGCTAGAAGAAGAGTTGTGATAACCGGGATGGGGACTGTAAACCCCATAGCCCATAATGTAAATGATACCTGGAAAGGTCTGATGGAGGGTAAATCGGGAATCGGAGAGCTGACCCGTTTCCCCGCTGAAGAGTACGGCGCGCGCATCGTAGGCGAAGTTAAGGATTTCAATGCTTCCGATTATATCGATAGCAAAAGCGCCAGGAAGATGGCTCTTTTTACACAGTTCGCAGTCGTCTCTGCTGATCAGGCCATGAAACAGGCCGGGCTTCTGAAGGAAGGGGCTTTCGATCCCTGGAGAGCCGGCGTCATACTGGGGAACGGTATCGGTGGTTTTGAAGTTGTGGAAGAACAGCTTGAAAACATTATTGAAAGAGGACCTTCCAAGGTCGCTCCCATGACCGTTCCCAAAATGATAACCAATGAGGGAGCGGGGAACATCGCCATCGAGTATGGTCTGAAGGGACCCTGTTACGTTCTGGCAACTGCCTGTGCTTCGGGAACCGATGCTATCGGTGCATCCCTCAACGCCATCAGAAACAATCAGGCCGATGTTATCGTGACCGGAGGGACAGAGGCAGCCATTACCAAGCTGGCCGCAGCGGGATTCCACAAAATCCATGCTCTCAGCACGAGAAATGATGAACCTCTCAAAGCCTGCCGTCCTTTTGATAAGGACAGAGACGGTTTTATTCTCGGCGAAGGAGCCGGTGTTCTGATTCTTGAAGAGCTGGAGCACGCCAGAAAAAGAGGGGCCAATATTCTGGCGGAAGTGACCGGTTACGGTGTAACCTGTGATGCCGGACATATTACAGCTCCCGACCCGGACGGCGCGGGAATGATCCGCTGTATGCAGATGGCTCTGGAAGATGCGGGAATCAAGCCGGAAGAGGTTGATTATATCAACGCTCACGGTACTTCCACCCCCACGAACGACCCCATTGAAACCAAAGCGATCAAAGGGGCTTTCGGAGACCACGCCTACAAATTGAAAGTGTCATCCACCAAATCGCTGACATCGCACCTGGTCGGTGCGGCTGGCGGACTGGAAGCCATTATTTCCGTATTGGCTATTCAAAATAACATATTCCCGGCTACGTATAATCTGGACAACCCCGATCCGGAATGCGATCTCGATTACGTGCCCAATAAACCTGTAGAAGGGAAGATCGATACGGTCCTCTCCGATTCCCTGGGATTCGGCGGACATAACGGCGCCCTGATAATACAGAGATACAAGGATTAA
- a CDS encoding ABC transporter permease gives MTVTILPREKTSALFNVLTLLGSLLAGLVAVGIVFLLKGINPFFAIGEIFIASFGSAFGFQETLTKAIPLILIGAGLALAYRAKFWNIGAESQLLLGAVFATWVGLKLGPGLPAWAILPLMFLAGFIGGGLWGLIPAIFKVRFGINEVISTLMLNYIAAEFVKYLVVGPWKGETKYGYPYTDDLPDQAILQHLGSTRISVLMLIIAVSAALILAFLVYRTRFGYEIRVIGENPEAGRYAGINFFRTSLIMMFISGGVAGLAGVGELSSIHHHLSYPDTISAGYGFTAIIVAWLGRLNPGFSILSGLFFAGIIVGGDAIQMSMGLPATTVNVFNGLILIFLIAGDFLLNHKVRFQRRVL, from the coding sequence ATGACTGTAACCATACTGCCCAGAGAGAAAACATCAGCTCTCTTTAATGTTCTAACCCTCCTGGGATCCCTATTAGCGGGCCTCGTCGCTGTGGGAATCGTCTTTCTCCTGAAGGGAATCAATCCATTCTTCGCTATCGGAGAAATATTCATAGCTTCTTTCGGAAGCGCCTTCGGCTTCCAGGAAACGCTGACAAAAGCCATTCCACTCATTCTCATAGGCGCCGGTCTCGCCCTGGCCTACAGAGCGAAGTTCTGGAACATCGGGGCGGAAAGCCAGCTTCTTCTGGGTGCTGTTTTTGCCACCTGGGTGGGACTCAAGCTAGGCCCGGGTCTTCCGGCATGGGCTATTCTGCCGCTTATGTTCCTGGCCGGTTTTATCGGCGGAGGATTATGGGGGCTGATCCCGGCAATCTTCAAGGTCCGGTTCGGAATCAATGAAGTCATTTCTACGCTGATGCTGAACTACATCGCCGCGGAGTTCGTCAAGTATCTCGTAGTCGGCCCCTGGAAAGGGGAAACAAAATACGGCTACCCCTATACGGACGATCTGCCGGACCAGGCGATTCTACAGCATTTAGGTTCGACGAGAATATCGGTGCTTATGCTGATCATAGCTGTCAGTGCGGCCCTGATTCTGGCATTTCTTGTGTACCGGACCCGATTCGGTTATGAGATCCGGGTTATCGGAGAAAATCCCGAGGCGGGTCGCTATGCGGGTATCAATTTTTTCCGTACGTCGCTGATTATGATGTTTATTTCCGGCGGCGTGGCAGGTCTGGCAGGTGTGGGAGAATTGAGCTCAATACACCATCACCTCAGCTATCCGGATACGATAAGCGCGGGATACGGTTTTACGGCCATTATCGTCGCCTGGCTGGGACGGCTGAATCCGGGATTCTCCATTCTGTCGGGACTCTTTTTTGCCGGAATCATCGTCGGAGGAGATGCTATACAGATGTCCATGGGGCTTCCCGCCACAACAGTTAATGTGTTTAACGGCTTAATACTTATTTTTCTTATCGCGGGAGATTTTCTCCTGAACCACAAAGTCAGATTTCAAAGGAGAGTCCTCTAA
- the fabZ gene encoding 3-hydroxyacyl-ACP dehydratase FabZ: MSEMEKLLPHRDPFLYVDRLETVTEENIVGYRLYTDKEYFFKGHFPEYPVVPGVLLVEAMAQCGGAGVNQAGVLPEGSLFFLATIEKAKFRKQVRPGDEVRFEIKNDRISGRMIKQSGKAYVGDDVAAEASWMCVVGSKEEM, translated from the coding sequence ATGAGTGAAATGGAAAAACTTCTTCCCCATAGAGACCCTTTTCTCTATGTGGACAGACTGGAAACAGTTACCGAAGAAAATATCGTCGGATACAGGCTTTACACCGATAAAGAGTATTTCTTTAAGGGTCACTTCCCCGAATACCCCGTGGTGCCCGGTGTGCTTCTCGTTGAAGCCATGGCCCAGTGCGGCGGCGCCGGAGTAAACCAGGCCGGTGTTCTGCCCGAAGGATCCCTTTTCTTTCTCGCGACAATAGAGAAGGCGAAATTCAGAAAACAGGTCCGTCCCGGCGACGAAGTGAGATTTGAAATTAAAAACGACCGCATCTCCGGAAGAATGATAAAGCAGAGCGGAAAAGCCTATGTCGGCGACGATGTGGCAGCCGAAGCATCATGGATGTGCGTAGTCGGCTCCAAAGAGGAGATGTAA